The genomic region TGATCCTTAGTAGGTTCTTCCCCACGCCCGCGCACCACATCCAGCTCGACGCCACCACGCTGCTGCAGAACGCCGGCATCACCGACGTCACCATGGAGGACGCGGATGACGTCACCATGGAGGACGCGGACGTCGTAGAGGTGAGACATAGCGAGCTCACGCGCCAACTGATCCCGGTACCACCATACACAGTACACAGCCCTAGCATGACCGCACACAAATGTATTTACGGTCTAAACTAAATCACGgaaattgttgtgattgactgaatttatggCTGCGACAATGAATTTTGGACAATAACGAGAGTGTAGGCCAATCAGAGGTAATGTCTgcagctgtcattttaccgtaatcgagccCCTAGCCTAATGTTTGTACTCCGTAGAGATGAGATCACGAAGTGATGCGGCTCGATGTGGTCCTCAAGAATATAActcataagaaaaaaaaaacgctttTTTCAATATTCGTTCGAGGTTCGTTCACTCGTCTGTAACgatttgttattaaaaacaatattctttaTGGACTTTTCACAAgtctataacgcgtaaaatttaactcacgcgccattttaactttttgtgtcaaatttcatgtcaaaagtacgattctaGTAGAAAAGTACGTTATTGAgtagtcattttgtacggactatatgagCGGATGGACATGCTCATACATAAGAGATCATGaactacataaaaattaaaactttttatctTCACTATTCAGAAAATGTTACTGTGTGAACGAGCCGTAAGACGACACTATTTGCGGGAGTCATGCTAGGCCTGTTATATAGCCTTTTTGTCGCCGAATTTGTGCCAGGCTTTTGTGACCAAGGAGTCAATTGACAGGTCTATATATACAATTAACAACTTACTGTCATAATCTGAATGCTGGAACTAAGTTTTTGTTGTAAGTGCCTCCAGTATTTTCACTtgtccagaaatgaaatttacatgaaaatgtttttttttcacatgTTTTGTACTTActcttttaattaaataatattttgaacttAGGTAATATGAACTTAGTAATGAACTTGATCATTACAACTGTAGTAGTATTTTtctgtttatattattatcaattaatctttttttatttctattaaatTAATGTCAAGTGTAATTTTGTGTAAATAACCCCGATTGGTTAGGCTAGggctaataatttttatttcagcatcGTAACTAAAGTTCCTAAGCTGTTCCACCACAGGTCGATAGTAGTTTTACGTCGAAATGGGAGAAAATGGACGACGCGGCCCAACTAGGTAGGTTgttggttatatttttaaatcctaCCAATTTTCTCCTTGAATTCTATGTTTTGTCCCGATAACTGCTTCCTAATAAAGACTTCCGTAACTTTACCAATGAATTAAACATGCGAAGTAATATACCTTGTCATCcatcattataaaaaaaagacgTTGCAAAATATTATGCAATATTTTCATGGATGCttttcaataggctacttgacaatttttttaagttggtcttaaatggttaatatttgtcctattatatcaaaaaaattaacactatatttttttgcgccctaaaaaccgtaaaactttaatttaaaaaaatatttttcttagacaggtgaaaacactgtcggccatgtttggccgatagattatctgtgctctgacgtcatgcatttgtaaacaacagcataaccacagagtacattatatatactgagcataacctaccaaagtttaataaacatgacttctatactagtttacatgaaaaatatagtaattatcgttattgcatcatccgagaatgtaaaaaacgcatcgataaagaccacaggaaagttgtggattagagtgcccagtgaaataaatatacgtaacacgcaaagacttgcttaaagggatcctatatgactaacgacttcaacccaaatttatttttgcaaagatcactttgttgtaagtcttacttaataacttattcaatttataaagagaaaacgatatttttttacgtttactatgagtttttagaaatatataaaaactagcttatgctcgtgacttcgcccgcgtggacttcataaatttcaaacctccatttaacccactcagaggtggaatttcaaaaaatcctttcctagtggataccttctctttacctacaaagaacacactcaccaaatttcatgtatctaggcccagctgtttagatgtttaggctgtgcgttgatatataagttagtcaggactctaaattttatatatatggatactacgttagtccccgcgtgacataggaatgacatttctttgtttacatatttaatgacgtcacatcatggctgacagcgttttctgcgtttcaaataaaaataaaaattgtatttttttaaattggatttatatatccatcctgcgtttttaataattgttattgatatatttcgttgttttaagcaaaatactatataaataatcatttattggacgaaattagatatgagtcaagtagcctatttacggaaaatattaattttattagaattAAGTATAAATACGGTGACAGTACTTTTTACTATCCATAAGAATTCCCAATGAGTCACACTGTAAATGttggtgtgactcgatgggggAAAATTTCGATGGATTCCCAACGAGTTACACTGCTACACGATTGGGTTTGAATCGTTAGGAACCCACCTAAAAATGCGTTGGTGCGAAAAAGAATGCGTGTGTTGGAAAAGAATGAAGTATTtatcatacattaaaaaaacggaccgaatcgagaaccacctcctttttggaagtcggttaaaaatgacttcaatacaattttgttttatggcGCGCGGCTAAAAATGACTTGTTCTGCCACAAATTCGTTTGCCATTTTAGCGATTGTCGTTTACGCGTCTCTCTGCTCTAAAATCATGGTAACAAAACTACGACTTTTTGTAACAAGGTTGTCTTGTATGAGGTGTTGTTAACTGGAGTTGATATTTTAAATGTTATAAACTTTACAGTATCAGCcctgtgtatgtttgttattattttgtattgatCATGTCCATTTGTTGTTGCAGCACGTCTCGACGGCACCAGCAAGCCGCTCCGACCGTCACAGCTCTCAATGGAAGACTACCTACAGTTAGACGACTGGAAACCTAGTGTCGCCAAACCGGGAAAGAAAACTGTAAGTATATAAACAATACGTTTATCTGAATGCTTTCTAGAATTTACACCTGTTTACATTGTATTTTAAGTCTGTTCATTTGAATTATgcgaaatacatacctacttttgaaaAGGACTCGTTTCCCTTTGGAAATGCTCAGCCTTTAGTCGTCACAAACTTCGCGTTTCGTACGACATGAAatagtaaatttttattttctagaaAATATATTCGAACATTTTATCgactattatattaacaaaaaaaagaatggtAAGAAACTTTATGAAAtgtctttttgaaaaaaacacGTGCCATATTCGAGACGTCTTTACTACGTCGATTTCTGTTCGAACACGTCTACAGttttggtattttataaaaaatactgagacgcatctttaaaaaaaaaaatatgtttcatCAATATAATTTGAAAACGTTTCAATCTTATGCTATATGTCataaatttgaaatatttttggatTCAACTTTAAAAGACACTATTATGACATAAATTGTTTGGTGGGATGTTTGGTGTATGACTTCATGCTGGGGTTTCATCGTATTGTAATTGAAACAGGTACGGTGGGCCGACCTAGAAGAAAGAACACAGCAAGAGAAGATGCGAGCGATCGGTTTCGTGGTAGGCCAGACCGACTGGAACCGAATGACTGACCCCACTATGGGATCCAGTGCTCTCACTCAAACTAAATATATCGAGCGAGTTAGACGCTCATAGACCTTATTTTTACGGTTCcttatctccagagaaaaaaggaacccttatatgatcacttcgttgtctgtctgtctgtctgtgtatcacCTAACatgtagggtaggtacttcccgttgacctagaatcatgaaatttgtcaggtagctATGTCTTATAGCAACAAGGAAAgataaaaatccgaaaactgaatttgtggttacatcacaaattcACGTCATAtcagttatttcttgtacgatggtacggaacccgtcATGTGCGAGCCCAACTGGAACTTGACCAGTCTTTCTAGTGTTAGAATTATTCTAAGAAGCTTTTGGTGTAATTTTAACTATGATTTTGTTTCATTTTGGGATTATTATTTATCCAAAATTAAggtttcataataaaattatacagtgTACCTATTTTGTATTGAGGTTATTTTACAGTTTGTTATTTATTCGACATACAATATTctgctaaatatttttaaataagtatagtaTTATAGTGAATACCTAGTTTAGGGATTCTAGCgtataagattttacaataGACAAGTGTCATTGTAagaataggtaagtacaagTTTCTTGGTGGTTTTTCTTTTCGCCTTGTCAATCTCTTAACACAGTGTACGAGCTACAAACATGATTCATGGCTAATTTCTAAATAAATCAAATCCACATAAGATTATCTTACAATATATTAGATTTCCAGTGTCAGTAGACACTTATAAAAGTaataatggggccaattctcttgtacacaatctctgaactaaacaaaattaaaaagtctaaatatagtgctatccttttccgcaagcaacattatgaaagggatagcgatagatttagacgtgccattttagtttagtttacaaattgtgtacaacggaattagcctcaTTGTTCGTCTTATGAGATCattcattatcattatctaaTTGTATGTAATTTTCCTAGGTAGTTCTGGTTTTAATACTATGTAGTTCAGTTTTTTCATCATCGATTTAAATCGatagtaaaattgtaaatatgtaggtattaagTATATTCTACATGTCTATGATTATAAATTAGAAGTCATAATTTCACGGGAATTAATAGAGTCGTCCTTTTCAGAAGGTCCTCTGTTGAAAAGCACGCCTTTGTTTTTAGTCTACTTATGGCTGACTACTGAAACGTATTTTACTAGTGCTTTCTTTACTAGGGGTTCTGAATTCGGTCGTTTCTTTTTTATCctaagggcctgtttcacaaacGCCAAATAAACAGATtttttgacagattcccaatacaaaaactgccaaaacgtcaaatttattcagcagataaaagtttatttagcgGTTGTGAATCAGGCCCTAAATGTTAATTGGTATGAGATACGAGATAACCTGATGAAAGGATTTTTATGAATCAAATGATCAACATGCCTCGAATAATTTGCCTAAAGAAAAGATCGAGGCTACcactaaataatttaagtttattaaccATTTTTTTAGCCTTCTTGACCCTTTTGGTTACAAATGCATTCTATGGCCATCCAGAGCAGGGAGTATAaggaaaatcggtcaagtgtgaaagttaaatttttaagtTTCAAAATTCAGGCAATATTTTTTATGGCTTATTTGATAACATAAAAAatacctttaaaataatataacccATTCATTAAACTACCTTTCATCTGATTATTTAGTATTATCAGATGGCTGAAGGTAGTTTTAAAGCTGGATCTTAGACCATAGCGATAAAATGTCAATCCAGACACTTCAATTAAAGTCTAAAGCTGAGCTGTTCGAAGCAAATTCAAAATTTTTAGTGCATATTTTAATTACAAGGATCCTATATATGTAGGCTCCTGATtaatattgtttaatttttactgaaattattgattttttttaacaactCAACATTAATAATTAAGACACGTTTCGTATTTGGCCGTTAGTTTAGTTTTGTGTACTACAGAATAAAAACACGTCTATTGCACGTTTCTAAAATACTCTGGTGTGGGTATGTTGTCGACAAgtcattctttatttttttagtaaaaaaataattaattactacatAGTAATAAActagtttctaaataaaaatgctgtttgttttatttttcacattatatttattttatgaaataacagttttatgaaaattaatagTTAACAAAATTTGACATTCATCTCCTGTTCTAATAAAATTCGGGAACTTCAGACCTATAATCGTTTTTATACGTGTTTGGATTATTTTGGAACTTTTTCCAAGACGCGTTATCGGATGAAGTAATTTTCGTGAAATATTTTTCACTATCATCGTTTGGTGGTTCAGTTACGACACTTGGATTTAATGCATTTTTACGTTTTTCTTCCGTTTCTAAAACACCGGTTTTatcaacttttttatttgatattcGGCGGATGGTATCCTCGCCCTCCTTTCCACCCGTCATTATCATGACCTGGGGTGTACTGAGAGCAGTCATATGTTCTTTTAAACATTGTTGAAGAATAtggagaaaaaaaagaaaagccaGCAGGGTTAATGCTGACATGGCGGCATTGTTTTTATGGCTTCCTCCGCTGAAGTggctaaaaaaaaagtttatacaagtaattaaaaaaaagacaattgttttaattttaacagcACCATTTGGTGTCCATgtttatatttcaaaaaaaaagacTTGGTTTGCTTAGCTGTTATCACTTATACACAAGTTCAGTTAcagcagtttttttaaatttatttatagtgGCTCACCGATCATGAGACGATTTTATTTTACGTTTATTTGATACTAAAATACTTACTGTTTAGAAGGCAATGATATATGGCCTACATGGCCCTGCGATGTCGCGGATGGTTCGTATGGATAATACATTGGTTGATCATGTACAGGACCTGGGTATTCTGCATACCTATGTAACAAATATAATAACtgtaatacatatataaaatttaCCAAAATTTAGTTAACTTCAGTTTTTCTGGAGGTTCTTAATTAAGAAAATCAGAATCAAGGACTTATTTGTGGCATTAAAAACAAAACGTGAGACCTTTTTAAGCTTTCCTGCATTTCAAAGTTTAAATCCACTAATTGTCACATTTTTAAGTTTCccttattttcaaagtaagtaaaTCTTCTTATTTACTAAACGCTTTAAAAGTAACGGGAAGGATTAAAACAAAGGACCAACCTGTCTACAAGTTGCTTCGGCATTCCCAGGCGGGAGGGGAGGTTTTCTAACGTCATGTCTCCGGTCACACTGAACTGCGAATGTCAAGGTTTATATGGAATGCATCAGAAACATCTATTCTTATTACGCTCTAGTTCCCTTGCTTCTAATGTGTGACAAAGTGGCAACGGTATCATCATTTGAGGATTTTCATCACATTATCAAGTAAGTATACACAAAGCAAGTCAAAATAACCTAGTTATGACGGTTTTTAAGAAGTGGCGATTTTAATCAAGCAGACCCCGGGTTGAAATGTAAAGCGGTTCCAGGATACAGTACCTATTTGTATCTGTACAGTATTATTTTGAATTTGGCATTTAGTTTGAGTAATGGCATAGTTAGATCCTTTTTACTCCTAGTTTCCATTTTCGACACCATCTTATTTACTAATTTCCCCCCGAAAGTGATCCTCACATTGAAAATCAAGTTATTTACGTTTACGTCCGTGTTTAGGTCACGGAAATTCATATTACGTGTACCCATCTTTCAACTTGCGAATCTGCTGGACCGATAGAGCAGATTCGCAGCAAAttggctgtgacagacggacagacagagatacgagtgatcctataagggttccgtttttcattctgacatacggaaccctaaaaaccggctaTGTGCGAGTCGGGTCGCGCTCTAATAGGGTTCCATTCAATGTGATGTACCACCAACATACAATATGTAACGCGCGAGTCGCATCGAATGtatggcatcagctagtgataaaataaaatgtaaattcaaGCGCTCTGCAATGAAAGAAAActattagagagagagccagtgcataccagaccttctttattttataaaagctgaaagtatcTCGGCATATtgtcccaacactgggaggtaCGTTTTtttggattatggtggctttgggatatAACAGGTAACAgggtaaaaatcttacgtcagagtataaagtttaattttttaatattttcctcGGCGTagcattagaaatcacgtcattgcattgccaaacacttagtgtcgtgggaaccccgCCAGACatcgttaataatttattaaaaacttcaaaggtgtctggcagggggttgccaccatactttgtctggtaatgcatgaaGTGCATTaaattctaatactattctgaaaaaaatataaaataattagactttttattttgacgtaagattttttacacctttattggtgccgattctcttgtacacaatctctaaactaaactaaattaccaggtctaaaactagtgctatcctttaccgcaagcaacattatgaaagggatagcaatagatttagacgtgtcattttagtttagtttagaaattgtgtacaacggaattagccacattatctctcaaagccacttTGATTCAGACAAACATCAAAACAAACGTTCTCCccggtgttggggacaatacgcagagaaactttcagcttttataaaataaggaaggtctggcatgcgctggctcttaggccatatcGTTTCTACCGCATTATTGAACCTGTCTGCATGTAGAATCCGGCTTCTGGCGTCCTTTAACTAAAAAGCCCTTAACTGCAAAATAGTAGTTTTGTctagttatcgccaaaaaactCCAGTACATGGAAACCTAAaactaatgtttttaaaaaataatgttacgTAGGAACAAGGTTTAGAGTTCAGTTCTTTTTTAGAAAGATCGGTTTTTGTAAATTGCCATATTTTCTGGCGATAactcttaaattatttttacagtTACCTAATGACTTTTTTTTAGATATAGAAAGGCAGCTTAGGCATATttcctaatagtttttgaaaatccccgtttttttggcgataactaaaaatattttttagttaaGGGACGGCAAAAGACTTCAAATTAGAGATAAGTCGGTTTATCTTGTAATAAGATAGTTGATAAGTTTTTACAGTTCTTGGTACTAATTCGATTGTATAACACAAATctttttaactaaattaaattaattgacaTTTAAAAGTAGTATTGATAAGTATACCACTTCATGCCACTTCTTTAGCTCTCTCAATGATATATGATAATTTTGAATGATAGATTTGGGTAAAACCGAAATAGCTccagtttaaaataaaagagtttttctttttaaaattttattttacaatcacATTCACTCAAGGACGTCCTCAATCATACCATCACAAAAATATACACAATAATCATTACTAACTATCCAgtgacataaataaatataatcataTCACCCTTTACATCAGTCGTTAATTTCACAAAATTGGCGGaattacaaaacaaattcaTTGCCAATTTTATAATACAATAAATTGACCTGGAATTCTAGACGTTGGAATTTTCGGAAAAGGTATATTCTACACATTTGTGGTTTGTTTAACGTGATCAAGTattaacttctaaaataagttaaataaataaataatttaaataaataatacctaactTTATGCAGTTTTTTATATTGTGCGATGGGATAAAATTTATAACAGactgccaattttcatgcaaagcTAAATTGTTCTTTAAAAGCACATAATAAACTGAAGATTTGGAAGAACTCACATAATTGATctcaaattttaaaactgtttcttcacaaaataattttacgtaaaagatatttttaagtCATCTTCACAGCGACGTGTTAACATTATTGTCATAGTTTTAAAAGTATGTATTTGGCGGAATTTTACGTAAGGTGGATCTTTAGCGGCCTTAAATATTAAACCTCGTTGCATTCGAGGTAAAGTTGACGGCAATCGATGCCGGAACGACCACGACGTCCTGCCTCATAAAATTGGTCAAACGTGCCAGCCGATTGTCTCTCCAGAACAAAGCTTGCGGCATAgctgaaacaaaataaacattGTTTATATGTGATCATATCATTAAGTAATGCCTATACGATGGTTCACAAAAAGCAGAGAAACTTACGTTCCAAGTTGGCAGAAGACACTCTTGGGTCCGATATCGCTGGAACATTCATTGTTAGCATCGCATACATATTTCTGAAGGCATTTGTCGTCGCTGGTTCCGAAGGATCTCACATAAGTCTTGAGCATAGCAATACCAGCAAGGGCAGCATCACTGACGGAATCCTTACGGCCGGCTGATCGAGCACTCAGTGACCGATGAGACAACGACGTCTTAAGGGCGTCCAAGAGATTCACGACGATGTTGATAAACTGCAAGAAAAAATTGTCATCAGTAACTTTGAGGAAAACAAGAAAACTGAACAGTTaagctaattaatattattaggcAATTCAATAAATGGAAAGTCATAATGGGTAGGAAGGATAGGTCGCGTACCTCTCCAGCCTGCTTTGCCATGGAGGCGACTTGGTCAGGATCTTTTGCACCGAGCACCGTCGACAGAACCGCGGCCAATATACTCTGAAGCAAGCGAGAAGCGAAACCGTCTCCATAACCAAACTTTACtatttacaataaaactataggatcacctcaaaaaaaaatgattcaggaaacagatatttttttctattttattgcCCGCTCTTCGGTCGCGTTCGAGTTGCGGCGCGAAAGCCCCTGAAGGACGCGAAACATCCATCATTTCACGCCGTATCTGTGCTTTCGCGTCGCGATTCTCATGTGAGTGAAGAGCGGACATAATCAATGAGGTAGTCCTAATGTGTGTAAATGTCGTTACTTGAAGGTATCTAAAATCTAATTTGGAATGCCTACTACGTAAAGGTGAGGAATGATTTTATAGGTGCTTTACATTAATGGTgtgaaagataaaataaaattaatatgcaAAAAAACTTAATATGCGATATCTACAAAAAATGTTAGTGGATCAGTATGttgcaaataaaattaaaatatattttgtacaataaattgctgaattaaagttaaaatataagaTTACATGCGTTAAATAACCGTTTTAGTTCAAAGTTACCTGCATTGGAGAGTTTCCGTTGTCGACTTTGTCAATTCCGTCGTTGGATGCTCCTCCTCCCAGAATGGCTGTTAAGATTTTGAAACCCATGGACAGTAAACTGGCCCAAGGAGATGGCGAGCCGACATCGGTATCCAAGTTGTCACTCTTGTTAGGTCCGTTGCCGCCAGGGTTGAAAATCATGTGCATAATCATACCTGAAGATTCaaatataaaagcaaaattgATTTTGGATATTTAATTGGCCTAACGGGGGAAAAATAATAGAACacactgatttttttaaataaaattatgaagtaTTAATTTCTGAATGAAATCGCCCAAAAAATTCTGTCTTCTAAAGTTCGAGgagtaaatttaattaattatgatttCGAATACTCAATTGAGGTATTTTTAAAGAGGTAACATTATAAGAGTAGATTGTAAGGTAAGTTTTTTCTTACCAAGCATATTCGACCATGAGAAACCGCTGTCAGAAATAGAATTATTTTGAATGTCGTCCAGATCGTCCAACGCTACTTTCTTCAAGGCGTTGGGTTTTTCAGCGAACTTTCGTTCTTCACCTATTTGCTCTCGATGAATGGGCAAGGAATTGCTGTAATACTGGAGGTTTTGTGTCCGAACATTACTAGGGGCCtgaaatatgtttaaaaaaattagcaatGTTTTCTGGCAcattttctttttctataatTTGAAGTATGTAGGTTATGCTATGTGAGCACATCGATATAATTTCATAATAATGGTAAGTAAAAGCTTTATCTACCTGTGAGATAAGGGGTGAAGACTGTGGATACGCAAGCGTGTGAAGTATGGTCGATGAACTGATGAGGGCCAATAGCGCCCAGCCTGACACCTTCTGATGCATCCTGAAAACAAATTGAATTGGGTAAGTAACAAATTTTACACTGAATTATATAGAGAATCTATTGATAGATTAGCGCAGTTAAGCCGTGTGGTCTCAGTGGACGTCGCGTCGATTAGAAAGTGCTCTTATGAGTGAATAATGATTCGCTCGGATTGATTGCCTGTGTTCGGAGTTGTTCATAGAAAGTGGCCCCTTATGACTCGTAGTATTTTTTACGAGGATGTAGACTAATTGGAGGAtgtctattaaaataattatcttaTCGGCGCCGTTTGACTACTTATGAAACGTTTTAATTACCTACGTTTAACTTTTGTTATTGACATTCGAAGAAAGTGGACGTTACTTAACGAAAGTAGTTGTCACTTGACcactttttgtttaaaaatgtcGTTAAACAAGACAGTTCTTTTTATGTTAAACTCGATTGAGTATTTTCTCAAGTCAGTTGTACGTGAAACTTTCTATGCAATATTATGATGTTTATTATCGTCGAGATGCAATACAGCGATACGCTGCTTGATCACCTATCCGGTATAGAAGTGTGTTAGCGGTTTGACCGACAATTTCTAATACAGGTGACCCGGTCTTACTAACTGTAGTTCGGATGTCAACTCTCGCACCTGCCTTAATGAAGTGCTAACTTATATAAATTGAAGTTAATATTCACGGTCACGATTTACTGCACGATCTACTTTCTTTGACCTTAACAACGCGCTGTAGCGACTTGCATTAGATGTTCTCTGTTTACCTACTGATTTAGAAACAAACAAGAAATATCAAGTTTAAATTGAGGTTTAgtgtttttttacattttaaaaactgATTAATGCATAaaaagcaagtaggtatgtcacaAATCAAGCTTAACGCATCTCACCAGTCTGAATGGAGTGCATTCAAGATTCTCTCTGGAGAAATTTTGCTACGGCAAGTACAGACGACTGagctaatgttttatttatgctTATGTGCCTCTCTTCAAATACCTGCTATGTCCAGTGTTGTTAGAACTATTAAAGAATTTTCTTATAAATCAATGGACTTGAATTTAAGTCTTATTTTAAATCCCTTTTCTAATTTactaatttgttttaaaacctATAAGTTTGTTTTGAATTTTGCCATTCATTCAGTCCGGTCTCCTCTAGTCTCTGGGCTAGATAAGACTTGACAgattgaatgaatgaaaatatctTAGCGAAATAAAGTAGGGATTTAGTTCCTTCGATTTTTCGAATTCTTTggtattttaaccgacttcttatGTTATTTGGATGTACACCGATCTtgtctggaccgatttgcaaaatattttttttaatcaacaggagaagtttccgtggtggtcccatatttttttttggatcCAACACCTTAATCCTGCTGCGGCAGGGTTATTgtccgcctaagttatcaagattcaggaagtgttcatagtgaattaatattgtaggtaccaagcaacgacttcgtgcttggactccaagtcccaactccttaatcctgatgatTGAGGATACAGGACTCTTActattcaggaactgcggattaTGCAATATCATTTTAGGTAACAAGCATTGACTACattattgaacttcggatcccaactcctcaatcctgatactgcaaggtactgaactcctaagccgtggggattcggggATTTCTAATGGTAAACTGATATTTTAGGCATCAAGAAACAGCTTCATGGTTATACTGCAAACTCCTCAATCTGATGATTCAGAGTAGGTACTCGTAAACCATTGAGATTCAGGAACTGGTTCTGTGAAATAGTATTGTGAATGCCG from Maniola hyperantus chromosome 16, iAphHyp1.2, whole genome shotgun sequence harbors:
- the LOC117989769 gene encoding uncharacterized protein, with product MTLENLPSRLGMPKQLVDRYAEYPGPVHDQPMYYPYEPSATSQGHVGHISLPSKHHFSGGSHKNNAAMSALTLLAFLFFLHILQQCLKEHMTALSTPQVMIMTGGKEGEDTIRRISNKKVDKTGVLETEEKRKNALNPSVVTEPPNDDSEKYFTKITSSDNASWKKFQNNPNTYKNDYRSEVPEFY
- the LOC117989292 gene encoding uncharacterized protein isoform X1 — translated: MHQKVSGWALLALISSSTILHTLAYPQSSPLISQAPSNVRTQNLQYYSNSLPIHREQIGEERKFAEKPNALKKVALDDLDDIQNNSISDSGFSWSNMLGMIMHMIFNPGGNGPNKSDNLDTDVGSPSPWASLLSMGFKILTAILGGGASNDGIDKVDNGNSPMQSILAAVLSTVLGAKDPDQVASMAKQAGEFINIVVNLLDALKTSLSHRSLSARSAGRKDSVSDAALAGIAMLKTYVRSFGTSDDKCLQKYVCDANNECSSDIGPKSVFCQLGTYAASFVLERQSAGTFDQFYEAGRRGRSGIDCRQLYLECNEV
- the LOC117989292 gene encoding uncharacterized protein isoform X2 produces the protein MHQKVSGWALLALISSSTILHTLAYPQSSPLISQAPSNVRTQNLQYYSNSLPIHREQIGEERKFAEKPNALKKVALDDLDDIQNNSISDSGFSWSNMLGMIMHMIFNPGGNGPNKSDNLDTDVGSPSPWASLLSMGFKILTAILGGGASNDGIDKVDNGNSPMQFINIVVNLLDALKTSLSHRSLSARSAGRKDSVSDAALAGIAMLKTYVRSFGTSDDKCLQKYVCDANNECSSDIGPKSVFCQLGTYAASFVLERQSAGTFDQFYEAGRRGRSGIDCRQLYLECNEV